One window of Saprospiraceae bacterium genomic DNA carries:
- a CDS encoding thioredoxin family protein: MLKTLKITFLFALIGLSQGFCQTEGTGLKGINFFHGTFAEALEKAGKEDKLIFMDAFTTWCGPCRRMASTVFVDEAVGNYYNANFINVKMDMEKGEGPELSKRYSVRSYPTLLYINSEGKIVHNSSGARPAESFIELGQDAIKKFDKSGNWAKLYDEGKRDPATVLAYIKSLNQVGKPSLRIANEYLSSQKDLTTPENLEIILESATEADSRIFDYLVKYKEPISKLKSKTVYENKIWMACTKTIKKAMEYRNESLLNEAQEKAKNIPDRYDEFKSTTDMDYYGATGDADKFLVAAKLYSNKVAKNDAAKNKILSQLCLKNFKDNKKIMDFAEKSAKKALDLLEQQDHYINYGRILFYNNKKEEAISVVKKGLEVAKQKAEPTQMLEAMLRDWGVTI; encoded by the coding sequence ATGTTAAAAACACTTAAGATCACCTTCCTTTTTGCCTTGATTGGATTAAGTCAGGGATTTTGTCAAACAGAAGGAACCGGTTTAAAGGGAATCAACTTTTTTCACGGGACCTTTGCAGAAGCCTTGGAAAAAGCTGGAAAAGAGGATAAGTTAATCTTTATGGATGCTTTTACAACCTGGTGTGGCCCCTGCCGCAGAATGGCTTCAACTGTCTTTGTAGATGAAGCGGTGGGTAATTATTACAATGCCAATTTTATCAATGTCAAAATGGACATGGAAAAAGGCGAAGGTCCGGAATTAAGCAAGCGCTATTCGGTTCGTTCCTATCCTACCTTGCTTTATATAAATTCTGAAGGAAAAATCGTACACAACAGCAGCGGTGCACGTCCAGCGGAGTCATTTATCGAATTAGGACAAGACGCCATTAAAAAATTTGATAAATCTGGAAATTGGGCCAAATTGTATGATGAAGGGAAACGAGATCCTGCTACCGTTCTGGCTTATATAAAATCACTGAATCAGGTTGGAAAGCCTTCTTTGCGAATTGCCAATGAATATTTATCCAGTCAAAAAGATTTAACGACTCCGGAAAACCTCGAAATCATTTTAGAATCAGCCACTGAAGCAGATTCCAGGATTTTTGATTATCTTGTAAAATACAAAGAGCCTATTTCAAAATTAAAATCGAAAACTGTTTACGAAAATAAAATTTGGATGGCTTGTACCAAGACCATTAAAAAAGCCATGGAATATCGAAATGAAAGCTTACTGAATGAAGCACAGGAAAAAGCTAAAAACATACCAGATCGATACGACGAATTTAAAAGCACCACCGACATGGATTACTATGGTGCTACCGGTGATGCAGACAAATTTTTAGTTGCTGCAAAACTTTACAGCAATAAGGTTGCTAAAAACGATGCAGCAAAAAATAAAATACTTTCACAACTGTGTTTGAAAAATTTTAAAGACAATAAAAAGATCATGGATTTTGCTGAGAAATCTGCAAAAAAAGCTCTTGATCTGCTTGAACAACAAGACCACTATATTAATTACGGTCGCATCTTGTTTTACAATAACAAAAAAGAAGAGGCGATATCTGTTGTAAAGAAGGGTCTTGAAGTTGCCAAACAAAAAGCTGAACCTACTCAAATGCTGGAAGCCATGCTCCGTGATTGGGGTGTGACAATTTAA
- a CDS encoding aspartate aminotransferase family protein produces the protein MYIRHQFLERIAQTSDISQQFEVSSANGCYLETKSGDKFLDLLSGFGVNNIGHGVTPVIDAIHKQSHAYLHTNVYGEHIQSPQIQFAELLISLLPGPLNACYFLNSGSECVDAAIKLGRLATGRTEIIVCSQAYHGSTLGAESLRSDANHKMGFLPLIPAIRFIRFNEEADLEQITSQTALVITEVIQSEAGVKMATPDYWKKLRKTCDDQHCLLAVDEIQTGMGRTGTLFAFQAYEFIPDMLLCGKALGAGMPLSALICNQKLIQHFSKKIPLGYITTFGGHPVCCAAGLAGLNYLLQHNILDSVNEKEQLFRQALNAQASNELRGIGLLLAFELGSTSKLMKAIQKLFDLKILAESFLFCPTALRIAPPLVIELNEINRVCDHIKEACNF, from the coding sequence ATGTATATACGCCACCAATTTTTAGAACGCATTGCTCAAACCAGTGATATTTCACAACAGTTTGAGGTGTCTTCAGCAAACGGGTGTTATTTAGAGACCAAATCAGGAGATAAGTTTCTGGATTTACTTTCTGGTTTTGGGGTCAATAATATTGGACATGGAGTTACTCCAGTTATTGACGCCATTCATAAGCAATCACATGCGTATTTGCATACCAATGTTTATGGAGAACATATTCAAAGTCCACAAATTCAATTTGCTGAGCTATTAATTTCTTTGTTGCCAGGGCCTTTAAACGCATGTTATTTTTTAAATTCAGGAAGTGAGTGCGTTGATGCAGCAATTAAGTTGGGACGATTGGCAACCGGACGAACTGAGATTATAGTTTGCAGCCAGGCATATCATGGAAGTACACTCGGTGCAGAGTCGTTGCGTAGTGATGCAAATCACAAAATGGGATTTCTGCCTCTAATTCCTGCTATTCGATTTATACGATTCAATGAAGAAGCAGATCTTGAGCAAATTACCAGTCAAACTGCACTAGTTATTACAGAAGTAATTCAATCAGAAGCCGGTGTCAAGATGGCAACTCCGGACTATTGGAAAAAACTCCGAAAAACCTGTGATGATCAACATTGTTTACTGGCGGTAGATGAAATTCAAACCGGAATGGGTCGAACAGGAACTCTTTTTGCATTTCAGGCATATGAATTTATTCCGGATATGTTGTTATGTGGAAAGGCATTGGGTGCAGGAATGCCACTTTCCGCTTTGATTTGTAATCAAAAGTTGATCCAACATTTTTCCAAAAAAATACCTCTGGGATACATCACTACTTTTGGAGGACATCCGGTTTGTTGTGCAGCTGGATTGGCCGGATTAAACTATTTATTGCAACATAATATTCTGGATTCTGTCAATGAAAAAGAGCAACTTTTCAGGCAAGCATTAAATGCTCAAGCGTCGAATGAACTGCGTGGTATTGGCTTGTTGCTTGCATTTGAACTCGGATCAACCAGCAAACTTATGAAGGCGATTCAAAAATTATTTGATCTCAAAATACTTGCAGAAAGTTTTTTGTTTTGTCCGACTGCTTTGAGAATCGCACCTCCCCTGGTCATTGAGCTAAATGAAATTAATAGGGTGTGTGATCATATTAAGGAAGCCTGCAACTTTTAG